TATTCAAGTTAAGATATTGCAAATTCTGTAAATCCCCAATTGAGCTGGGGATTTCTCTCAGTGACTCACATTCGAAGGCACTCAGTGTCTTCAATTTCCTCAAAGAACCAATAGACGAAGGAATTGCTGTAATACCAGATTGATCTAAAAGAAGttcttctaaatcttttaatccACCCACCTCCTCTGGTAGCTCCTTGAGACCTCTACAGAAACACAAGTCCAAGGTAACGAGGCTTGTGAGTTTGCCAATAGAAGGGTGGAGATGCTCCAATCCATAACAATGGCTCAATAGGAGAATTTTCAACTGCGTGAAAGTTGAGAGTTCAGGAGTACATCTTAAATTAGGACAACCTCGAAGGTTGAGAACTTTAAGCTGCTTTGACGCCTAATACAAAAGGAGAATAATCCGTCAAATGAGGAGTTGATTGgctaaacaaaaaacaaacctCAAGATCGCAGAGAGGATGTATTCTTTTCCCAATCTTACCATGAATGAATTCCATCCTTCCCAATTCTCTGTGATTCCTTCCCAATCCTCTTCACCCTCCCCCATAAGTCCAGCACCGataattttggcaaatgcaaGTTGATTGTCGAAAGAGACGCATCGTTTCCAGGATTGCCCCACTCAAGCCATCTCACTTCAGAAAACTTGGAATCTCCGCTAGAAGCTGCCCCCAAAAAGTCGTGGAACCAGGGGCGTCTCTGCaagttttttcactttttagtttttgctttttttaaatcttgaatTTGCACGATTACCTTTTTATCCTTCCCCTATACATGTATGGATATGTAAActcacatttatttttttttttttacgaccTTTTGAAAGTTAAACAAATGAcgcaaagataaagaaaaaaataattattgctTTAAAACAACTAAGGCAAATGCACCTCAATGTTTtatctcttgcttcttcttctttttcaaaattttgtagCGCATGGATTTTCACTTTCATTTAAGAAGAAATACATAAAACTAGTTTACAACGTACAAATGTTtacttgtaaatttttaaatgacttatgtataatttttaaaagaatttgttAAAGAGTGTCGACGGGCCACCTGTAAGTAGCTAAGGAAGCACcctattttcatttcattagtTAAATGTAATAAtgtggaagagaaaaaaaaaggggggaatttttaatatattcagATATATAGAAAAGTTTACGTGGagggaaattaaaagaaatcaaatatgatatgcattatcaaaatagatatagaaaattaaaagaaatatccTTATCTCTAGAAGGTATCTAAATATCTTTAACGTCATTAACTATTTGCGTGGAGTGTTTACTCATTTCTTTGACAATcgaaacgttttttttttttttttgggtaaagtttGTTTAAAAAGTGACGTGGCGACATTGGTTAGTAGTTTTGACCAGGATTGAAAAAAATAAGTCGCTTTCAGAATAACTAGAAAATGAACCGATTAACTAAAAAGTGCCGTGGTAACATTGTTTAATCATCATACGTTGGTTTCCATAAGAATAGCATCGTTTCTTTTTCcatcttataaataaataaaaacatattgtTTAACTTTCCTGCTAAAACAGATCATTTAATTAGTTGCAGACGGGAAAGAAATTTCCTTATGgctttatttgacttttataATAATACCTATATTTTCCCCCAAAAGTTTAATTGGTTAGAAATTCACTTTTATGGTTAGACACGTTTGTCGTTATATCTGCTTTAAATATTAACCAGTGAAATGCAATGGGTATAAATTCTCTTAAGTCTATTTGTCTGAAAAGTAGCTAAATTGTTGTAATCATATCCCACACtatctttaataattttcgCTTGTATATCGATCTATACTAtgtattacattaaaaaaatctactGTATGGAAAGGGGATTTCAAACCTCAAACTTTCGTCAAAAGTTTCCACACAATTCGCATATATCTCACCAAAATGAACTAAAGAAATAGGATATAACAAAATAGGCATAATCATATTTGAAATAGTCAAGACAATTGGAAATTAGTCCCACAAgcatttcaatttccaaagttAAATCAAAATCTCTCAAATCGTacaatcatttcattttttttcgacACTATTTATCATCTTTCAGCATTTTTGTCCATTCAAAACAGAATtgacctttctttttcattgttcCAAACACCTGTATGGTGTGGTTTTTTTGCTAATGCTAAGAAGTTATTGGATCAACAAAAGAGTGTGATATTAAATCATAGGAACGAACTATTTGAAAttatatcaagaatataaggctgCTTTGTTTGCCCAACATCCCTTGGTCAATTTCTAGGGTTAATTCCTTGCCGTTGATCAGCCATGAAACTGTAAAGCTTTTCAAATGGacaatatataataaaatgacaTGAACATTGACAATTTAAGTTAAAGATAAAACATAGTTGAAAAATTTGCTTCATGCTGAAAATCATATATAATGAATACAAGGTTATGGATATAATAATAAGCATGACATTTCCTCCGATTagtcaagttttctttttttttatcttaaaaatagTCAAGTTAGTCTAGTGAATTTTGGCACAAAAGAGGCATTGTCCCAAaagatataaataatataaaacaaCTTATAGCAGATAGAAATGTCTGTTATAAGGAAATCCACTCTTTCTTATACACCTAACCTAATCCATGAAATGAGCAAGGTCAATGcgataaatccttaaaaaacaGTAAGATTttcttgtatatatttttaaggAGATTTTTGCTATCTATTAAGAGGAAATAAGAATGAAAAGAGATAGATCTGGGACGGTATCTTCCaaatcaaaatggagaaaaaaaatatcaaacattCGATTCCTAAATCACAAGAGCACCACAATACATTTGGCCGTACTAGAAAGCAAACATATGTGATAAGtgtgaatttttttccaatcttaTTGCTTTGAATTAATTATCGGTTATTAtactatctctttttttttttttaaccaggAAATCTTCATTTATTTGATCTATGATGTTTATACTTCATCTTCATTCATAATTATAGTCCTTCTAATtatcaatattttcaaatagATATGACAATTGCATGCTTTAAGTAAATGAGATTTATAGTCTAAAATTGTAGTTAAAGGATCTTAAATTGATTGCCAAACAAATTTTTACATATGTAATTTATATCAAGGAAATTGAATCAATGATATAACTTTTTCATCCTTGCCATACTCATGATTTATTTAGTGTCACAATTAATCTACGATGTACATAAATGGatgtttaaatagatttttttcctAGAAAGTAAGAGCATCTTTTCATGCTCAATGAAATATTAGAATAGATCagattaaatatattaaataagagggaaaaaaaaaaaaaaaagagtgccaTATTTTACCTCTGGATGTCTTACTACTCTTGGGACTCCCTCATAGTTGTCGTCCCATGGTCCACTACATTTCTCAAGCGGTTGTCCTTGGCAAAAAATgctccttccaagatctctcaattgATCATGCACCATAAATTCACCATCATCTCCAATTTTAATTAAGCACCTCAACTTCAACTCTTCAATTCCTTGATTTGGATAAAACCCACAATCCTCCCACATGTACATGGCGAATCGTGCAACTTCACCGTCATCTATGCcaataaagaaacaaacaatatcgagaaaaatctgCTGATGTCCATCTTCTAATGCATCATAGCTTATTCGCAATATTTTTTGGACGTCTCTATGTGGTTGgttttttaattgcttccgcacATCTTCCCATACTTTTCGATTCGTTTTTTTATACAAGTATGAACCTACGACCTTAAGTGCCAAGGGAAGCCCACCCATGGTGGATACAATATCACGAGATAGACCCTCAAAGTCCTTCGAAGAATGGTCCATGTAAAATGCATGTCTAttaaacaaaagcaaagcatgCTCTTGATCCAATTCATTCAAATCATACTTGTGTACATTGAATTTAGATTGATCAAGAATGGCTTCATATCTGGTTGTAACAATAATAATACTTCCCGCCATAAACCAATTACGTTCTCTAGCCAAAGCATTTAATTGATCCTTGTGATCTATATCATCTAGAAGAATGagaactttttttcctttgaatccAGATTTTATCCTACTAATTCCTTCATCAACATTTGAAGGTTCGATTTGCAGAATATCCTTAATTAGTTGCTTTTGTAAATAAGCAATATTATTGTGGCGAGCTGTTTCTCGAATATCTGCAAGGAAGCTACGATGCACAAAGTCATTCGACAGCTGGTTATAGATTACCTTGGCAAGAGTCGTTTTTCCAATCCCACCCATGCCATATATTCCAATCATTCGAGCATCAGTGGTAGGAGTGTCTACCCATTTCATGATTCTATTCACATGATCACCAATTCCAACTAAGTGCTTAGTAACATCAAGCTGAAAATCTTGTCGCAATTTGCTCAGAACATTTTCGATAACTTTTTTCACTAGTTCTCCTTCATGCCTGTCCAACAAAAAGCTCATTGATAATTTCGTGATTATACTTAATCTCATCAAAAGGCACCAACAGACATGTGAAGAATGGATGGGACCAATTAACATGCAAGAAGTTTTGGTTTTACAAATAACAATGGGGGATGATGGCCAGTggtcatttcattttttcttctctcttttgctaGATGGATCTTGTTGAAAGAAAATAAGGCGGTGCACCTGGCTCGTTAAGAGTCTTTAGAAGTGTAATGTTTGTTACAAGGCTTAAGATTGCTGCTAGTTAAATCATAGGAGGccaattttgttttaattaaagAAGTTTAGGAGAAAAGTAGGTTACTCCGCTCTAAGGCCAGGGCATCTCACATGCCAAAATTGAGGACTTATAGTTGATTTACAAATCGCTACCAATGGGGTCTACTGACAGTGGAAATCAAACCTAGACATGGTAAATGTGAAGTGTCCGGTCCTTTTCACCTGAGCCAACTTCCATTCGCATGAGGAGGTCTATTTTATCTGGTGGTGATAAAGCTTTGAAATACTGAGCATTCGAGTCCTTTCTAAGCGTATTGTTTGGTGATTGACACTATTGGCCGGAGGGGTTgtcatttctttgatttttgctCTGTTGGAGACAACTGTAATTCATCTGTTTGGcatgaacaagaaaatttacaggataattactaaaaaaattaaatttattataattgtgttaattcagtctttaattttttttatggccaatttagtcctacaCATTTTGAAAATATGCTAATGTAGTCCATCGGCCAACTTTGGctaaaatcactaacatggacaCAGGCTGTTCTACAAGGCACCGTCGATATCGACATGgagtatttttataattttttataatttttttctgaattttgttgaatttgcttatattttttgtttttctttctttctttctttttttccttcttcttctacgGTCACCGGCCATAGATGAGGGCTGCCTCGCCATGAGGGCTGACCTCGCCAGAATCTGGTCCTTCTAGTGGGTCCTATAGAGAATCGCAAGGAGGAGAGACCGAGAGTTTTTCCAACAAGAGAGGGCCGTCGTTGGGTCAGATGAGGAGGTTCGCCAGCAGCCAGAACGTGCTGGCGAACTTCGACTGGACGGCGCAGGTGGCGCCGGTGGATGCAACGGAGCAGAGGAACTGTTACTTTGACGACAAAGACAGAGACAAAGAAGAGCGAGatgacgacgacggcgacgaagTGGTGATTCCATTTTCGTCCCCCATTTTGGTAGGTGGAGTGGAGTCGAAGGCGAAGAAGGAAGTGAATCTGTGGAAGAGAAGGACAATGCTCACCCTCAACCACTTCGCTTGCGACATCCCCATTATTCTGCAAATGTAATCGTGTTCTCGAATGATTGTGTTCCTGGATTCCCGATTTCTGatgttcttccttctttttttaggGTTATTAGTTTGTGTTGGCCTGACCTCTTTAGAAGGACCAGATTCCGGCGAGGTTGGCCCTTGACAgggagggcgagcctcaccaaccCTAGTATGTGGCCTGTTGCCGGCCATCAAGGAGGCCGGCagtggaagagaaaaaaaagaaagaaaaaaagaaaaactaaaatttcagaaaaaataataaaaaattattttggttaACAATTTTCAGttgaaatgattaaaatgaCTAATTGGCAAAAGATGGTCTAGAATTAATTTGACTGAATAAAATAGGTTTaataatataatagatttaagatttttttggtaatttccccaAAAACTTACTTATCAAAAAAGAGAAGTTTAGGTAGAAGCAAAGTACCCGTCAGCAACTTTCTCGAGACTCCCATCCCTGTAAATGACTCACTTCTTCGAGTGCTTCCTGCACTTTCTGGATGTCCTCCTCATCAAAATACTTCTTACATGTATGAAAGGCCTTCTTACCAAAGTTTCCTTTTAGATGCCCCACATCCGATGGGTCCACTTTATAAAAGATGGGCAAAACTGTGTGTGATGGGCTCTTCGCACGATCCATGATATGAATAAGCTCGCGGAGGCACCATTTGCTTGAAGCATAATTTTCGGAGATGATGAGAATCGAAATCTTAGACCGAGCGATGGCATTCGAGAATTTGTGGACCGAATTCCTCGCCAATTTGGATGCTCTTATCATCCTTGAACACAAAAACTGGTGCAATCCCTACCTTGACTAGACTGTGATAGAGGTGATCGGTGAATCCCTTGCGGGTATCTGaccctctaaagctcaagaacacatcaTAATGATCATTACGTATTCCTTCGAGTGTTGGAGAGATTTTCGAAGGTGTGGatgctctcttcttcttgacaAGATAGAATGCAAGCATACTAAAAAGAATCGTCGCGGCAAGCCCCGGGAGAACGCCCCATTATTAAAGGGTGCATCCCTTCGTTTGTTTCAGTGTGACTCCGCCCTTTGTCGATGGCAATCTGAGAGGGAAAGTTGGAGAGAAAGATGCTCTCCTGCTGCATAAAAAGGATTGATAATTAGTCTCTATGAAGTATGAACAAGTATGAACATGAAATCTTTTACCaagcaagaaaaataaacatgaaattattaattaattattatttgattgACTAGGAGCAGTCGCTGATGCTTTTAATCCTtgctttatcttcttttggaTATCATCCTCTAGTCAAGTCAATCTTGCCGGCTTTGGTCCCCTAACGTATAACGCGTACATTAATTTCTTAATTGGGCTATAGAATAATGGAATCTATGTACAAGCATATTGCATTCGTTCAAAATTATACGTAGTGGTTCAGTTTTTACTTGATTATTGAAAATAAGATTTTGATAAATCATTTTTTGTCAAAGAATTTGATAAATCATTTAAAAGCTGATAATTGAGCTGagacaaaattggaaatgtgggGAAGGCGTGAAGAAAGGACCTAGCTAGTAATTATGAatgtgattttaaatttaatttggcCATAGATTTCTCCTCCTGCACAGCACAAAGCCTTCCTTCTCCTTGTAAAATAGAGATATAATTTGTTAGACGGCACCAAACGGAGAAGCGGATGCTCCCTCAGTGCTCTCTTTTTATgcactcttttctttcttcatgttaGTCTGAACAATTAGAAATTAGGTACTTATtcaatggaagaaaaagaagataaaaaaaaggtcTCCAGATTCAAGCGAAATGTGGCAATTAATAGAGTCTAGCGTGCTTGCAGACCTACTCGTTCTAGTTCAAAAAGAGATCAGTACTGAATTACGATGCAACTAACAATCATGTAGTAAGGCCATCATAGGATTAGCCACATCTAAAGTCGAAAATAAAGGCTTTCTTTTTTCACCGAAGTCAAATCTGAGCTAAGGTACCTCGTTAACAGGCAACAACGATtccaaaagagagaataaaagacACCCTCCTCAGCTATTCAGCAGCCACCCCACATCCCCAGTAGACAAAAAGGGCCAGAAGACACTAGTTCAGCCtattatttcaataataaaGTGATGAATCAATAGAAATGACATGGTAGTAAGAGATGAAAAAGTGATTACCTTCCGCGAGCTAAGATACGAAGAGAGGCGCGAGACCGGTGAGAGAAGACCCTAAGCAAGCCTGGGCAGGAACTTTcaagggggaaaaagaacagagaaagCGAGTGAGGACTGACCAGTGGACGACAGTCTCAAATTGTTTGCAAGAGAGAGGCCGAATGCGAAAGATAAagtgagcaagagagagagagagagagagagagagagagagagcgggggaTCAATCAGTAGTAGACGACAGTCTTGAATTATTATTGACCGACCGGTAGACGATAGGTTGATTGACTGGTAGCaataaaaattcttttcagATGGCAAGCAAAGTCAAGCCACACAATTTGGACCAGAGTACAGAATGACCACTTCCATTCATATCCACTTAAAAACCATTTTGTTAAATAGATAAATGTGGCTCTAACCAGCTTGTAAATCTTCCATTATATTATTATCAAAGACGTTCTTACTCCTGTAGGTGCTGCATTTTCCTCCCACCATAAAGATGCATAAATCATATTGTCAAATCCATTGTAGGTCAATAATTTCCTACGCTAAATATACGTAAAAGTCATGTCTTTGCTGTAAGCAATAAAATCGCATGAAAAGCACATTTTATGACAAGTTTCTCTAATTCAATCCACAAAGATAAAGTCCAcctaaaaattgtccacataaTAAATACGTGCAAGTGCATTGAAACCAGCAGCTTTGCTCACTTTCAAGTTTTCCATTGTAaccagcaccaaaaaaaaaaaaaaaaaaaaaaggtacaatggtgaatttttcataattggaaaacatttgaattttctatcattcttccaaaaatatgaaaattgcCAATATAATGGGAAATGGTTTTGTGGACAACCAAAATTATCTAGTtgatataatatgtttagataaattttttttgttgacaattttgATCCGTAACCTATGAAAGGTTTTGTGCATTATTGAAGAGAAAAGACTAGCATGATcgatatttggaaaaatatttttaacagttttcaagaaaaaagaattatttttgcaaaaactaAGTATTTTGGATGTTTTAGGCTTTAAGTAATTTTGGACAAGTAGGGTACGCATAGGGCTAATGGACCCAAAATCGGGTCTAGAAGgatattttggtaattttcattCCCAAGGGAGTTCAATCAACCATTAATGTTTAGAAAACAACATCAAGGATAAAGGCTGGCATGCGATTCCACTAGATTCAACCAGTCTAACCATACATAACCGATTAGTTTAATGGGAAGATTGTAGTAAGGAAATTAGCAATATATAT
This Eucalyptus grandis isolate ANBG69807.140 chromosome 7, ASM1654582v1, whole genome shotgun sequence DNA region includes the following protein-coding sequences:
- the LOC108955720 gene encoding disease resistance protein RUN1-like codes for the protein MLIGPIHSSHVCWCLLMRLSIITKLSMSFLLDRHEGELVKKVIENVLSKLRQDFQLDVTKHLVGIGDHVNRIMKWVDTPTTDARMIGIYGMGGIGKTTLAKVIYNQLSNDFVHRSFLADIRETARHNNIAYLQKQLIKDILQIEPSNVDEGISRIKSGFKGKKVLILLDDIDHKDQLNALARERNWFMAGSIIIVTTRYEAILDQSKFNVHKYDLNELDQEHALLLFNRHAFYMDHSSKDFEGLSRDIVSTMGGLPLALKVVGSYLYKKTNRKVWEDVRKQLKNQPHRDVQKILRISYDALEDGHQQIFLDIVCFFIGIDDGEVARFAMYMWEDCGFYPNQGIEELKLRCLIKIGDDGEFMVHDQLRDLGRSIFCQGQPLEKCSGPWDDNYEGVPRVVRHPERRPWFHDFLGAASSGDSKFSEVRWLEWGNPGNDASLSTINLHLPKLSVLDLWGRVKRIGKESQRIGKDGIHSWRQSSLKFSTFEVVLI
- the LOC120296207 gene encoding uncharacterized protein At1g76070-like, producing MRRFASSQNVLANFDWTAQVAPVDATEQRNCYFDDKDRDKEERDDDDGDEVVIPFSSPILVGGVESKAKKEVNLWKRRTMLTLNHFACDIPIILQM